The Primulina huaijiensis isolate GDHJ02 chromosome 12, ASM1229523v2, whole genome shotgun sequence genome has a window encoding:
- the LOC140989355 gene encoding protein yippee-like: protein MGRIFAVTLEGKIYSCKHCGTHLALSEDIVSKSFQCKHGKAYLFSKAVNVTLGEKVERMMMTGVHVVADIFCVRCGSMVGWKYEMAYEKNQKYKEGKSVLECFKISGPDGSHYCVSHEAFPGGIDADDI, encoded by the exons ATGGGTAGGATATTTGCGGTGACTCTTGAAGGCAAGATCTACAGTTGCAAGCACTGTGGGACTCACCTGGCTTTGAGTGAAGACATCGTCTCAAAG TCTTTCCAATGCAAGCATGGGAAGGCTTATCTCTTCAGTAAGGC AGTGAACGTAACACTTGGGGAGAAAGTAGAGCGGATGATGATGACCGGAGTGCACGTCGTTGCTGATATCTTCTGTGTTCGCTGTGGGTCAATGGTTGGATGGAAATAC GAAATGGCTTATGAGAAGAATCAAAAGTACAAGGAAGGCAAATCCGTTCTTGAGTG TTTCAAGATTTCAGGGCCGGATGGAAGTCATTATTGTGTAAGCCATGAAGCATTCCCCGGAGGAATCGATGCCGATGATATTTGA